One genomic segment of Pseudomonas chlororaphis subsp. aurantiaca includes these proteins:
- a CDS encoding amino acid ABC transporter permease: MSDFSFWDIVRNLLTGLQWTLLLSLVAFVGGGLIGLLIMTLRISKKAFPSHFARLYIELFQGTPLLMQLFLVFFGIALLGVDISPWLAAAIALTLFTSAYLAEIWRGCVDSIPNGQWEASSSLALNPYEQLRHVILPQALRIAVAPTVGFSVQVVKGTAVTSIIGFTELTKTGGMLANATFEPFMVYGLVALGYFLLCYPLSLSARYLERRLHASA, from the coding sequence ATGAGTGATTTCAGCTTCTGGGACATCGTGCGCAACCTGCTGACCGGCCTGCAATGGACCCTGCTGCTGTCGCTGGTGGCCTTTGTCGGCGGCGGGTTGATCGGCTTGCTGATCATGACCCTGCGCATTTCCAAGAAGGCTTTCCCCAGCCATTTCGCCCGCTTGTATATCGAGCTGTTCCAGGGCACGCCGCTGTTGATGCAGCTGTTCCTGGTGTTCTTCGGCATCGCCCTGCTGGGTGTGGATATCTCGCCCTGGCTGGCGGCGGCCATCGCCCTGACGCTGTTCACCAGCGCCTACCTGGCGGAGATCTGGCGCGGCTGCGTCGACTCGATCCCCAACGGCCAGTGGGAAGCCTCCTCCAGCCTGGCGCTCAACCCTTATGAACAGCTGCGCCATGTGATCCTGCCGCAGGCGCTGCGGATCGCCGTGGCGCCTACCGTGGGCTTTTCAGTGCAGGTGGTCAAAGGCACCGCGGTGACCTCGATCATCGGTTTCACCGAGCTGACCAAGACCGGCGGCATGCTCGCCAACGCCACCTTCGAGCCCTTCATGGTCTACGGCCTGGTGGCGCTCGGTTACTTCCTGCTGTGCTACCCCCTGTCCCTCAGTGCGCGCTACCTGGAAAGGAGACTGCATGCCTCTGCTTAG
- a CDS encoding amino acid ABC transporter ATP-binding protein has protein sequence MPLLRISALHKYYGDHHVLKGIDLSIEEGQVVAIIGRSGSGKSTLLRTLNGLESINDGVIEVDGEYLDAARADLRSLRQKVGMVFQQFNLFPHLTVGENVMLAPQVVQKVPKARAAELAREMLKRVGLEEKFDAFPDRLSGGQQQRVAIARALAMSPKVLLCDEITSALDPELVNEVLSVVRQLAKDGMTLIMVTHEMRFAREVGDKLVFMHQGKVHEVGDPKVLFANPQTPELANFIGTNESA, from the coding sequence ATGCCTCTGCTTAGAATTTCCGCCCTGCATAAATATTACGGCGACCATCATGTGCTCAAGGGCATCGACCTCAGTATCGAGGAAGGCCAGGTGGTGGCGATCATCGGCCGCAGCGGCTCGGGCAAGAGCACCTTGCTGCGCACCCTCAACGGCCTGGAATCGATCAACGACGGGGTCATCGAAGTCGACGGCGAATACCTCGACGCCGCCCGTGCCGACCTGCGCAGCCTGCGGCAGAAGGTCGGCATGGTGTTCCAGCAGTTCAACCTGTTCCCGCACCTGACCGTCGGCGAGAACGTCATGCTCGCTCCGCAAGTGGTGCAGAAGGTGCCCAAGGCCAGGGCCGCCGAACTGGCGCGCGAGATGCTGAAACGGGTCGGCCTGGAGGAGAAGTTCGACGCCTTCCCCGACCGCCTGTCCGGTGGCCAGCAGCAGCGGGTAGCGATTGCCCGGGCCCTGGCCATGTCGCCCAAGGTGCTGCTGTGCGACGAGATCACCTCGGCCCTCGACCCGGAACTGGTCAACGAAGTCCTGAGCGTGGTGCGCCAGCTGGCCAAGGACGGCATGACCCTGATCATGGTGACCCACGAGATGCGTTTTGCCCGGGAGGTGGGCGACAAGCTGGTGTTCATGCACCAGGGCAAGGTGCATGAAGTGGGCGACCCGAAAGTGCTGTTCGCCAACCCGCAGACGCCTGAGCTGGCGAATTTTATCGGGACCAATGAGAGCGCTTGA
- a CDS encoding amino acid ABC transporter permease: MAYQFDFLPVLENTGLLLRGALFTLELTAIGTLLGVGLGIVGAVVRAWKIQPFSALFGVYVELIRNTPFLVQLFFIFFGLPSLGLQISEWQAAVLAMVINLGAYSTEIIRAGIQAIPRGQLEAAAALAMTRLEAFRHVVLLPALGKVWPALSSQIIIVMLGSAVCSQIATEELSFAANFIQSRNFRAFETYALTTLIYLCMALLIRQLLNWVGRRYIARSSQ; the protein is encoded by the coding sequence ATGGCTTATCAGTTCGACTTTCTACCGGTGCTGGAAAACACCGGCCTGCTGCTGCGCGGCGCCCTGTTCACCCTTGAGCTGACCGCCATCGGCACGCTGCTCGGGGTCGGCCTGGGCATCGTCGGCGCGGTGGTGCGGGCCTGGAAGATCCAGCCCTTCTCGGCCCTCTTCGGCGTCTACGTCGAACTGATCCGCAACACCCCGTTCCTGGTGCAGCTGTTCTTCATCTTCTTCGGCCTGCCGTCCCTGGGGTTGCAGATTTCCGAGTGGCAGGCAGCGGTGCTGGCGATGGTGATCAACCTGGGCGCCTACTCCACGGAAATCATCCGCGCCGGCATCCAGGCCATCCCCCGCGGCCAACTGGAAGCCGCGGCGGCCCTGGCCATGACCCGCCTGGAAGCCTTCCGCCACGTGGTGTTGCTGCCGGCGCTGGGCAAGGTATGGCCGGCCCTGAGCAGCCAGATCATCATCGTCATGCTCGGTTCGGCGGTGTGTTCGCAGATCGCCACCGAGGAGCTGAGCTTCGCCGCCAACTTTATTCAGTCGCGCAACTTCCGCGCCTTTGAAACCTACGCCCTGACCACGCTGATCTACCTGTGCATGGCCCTGCTGATCCGGCAGTTGCTGAACTGGGTCGGGCGCCGCTATATCGCGAGGAGCAGCCAATGA
- the ppx gene encoding exopolyphosphatase — protein sequence MPQTQAKNLSLIAAIDLGSNSFHMVVAKAHHNEIRILERLGEKVQLAAGIDEDRQLNEESMQRGLDCLKRFAQLINGMPLGAVRIVGTNALREARNRGEFIRRAEEILGHPVEVISGREEARLIYLGVSHTLADTPGKRLVADIGGGSTEFIIGQRFEPLLRESLQMGCVSFTQRYFRDGKITPARYAQAYTAARLEIMSIEHALHRLTWDEAIGSSGTIRAIGLALKAGGHGSGEVNAEGLAWLKRRLFKLGDVEKIDFEGIKPDRRAIFPAGLAILEAIFDALELQRMDHCEGALREGVLYDLLGRHHHEDVRERTLGSLMERYHVDLEQAARVERKALHAFDQVAEDWDLEDGVWRELLGWAAKVHEVGLDIAHYQYHKHGAYLIEHSDLAGFSREDQQMLALLVRGHRRNIPKDKFAEFGEEGSKLIRLCVLLRFAILFHHIRGTQEMPQVKLHAAGDSLEVMFPANWLDENQLTQADFALEAEWLTRVGITLNVH from the coding sequence ATGCCGCAAACCCAAGCCAAGAATCTGTCCCTGATCGCCGCCATCGACCTGGGCTCCAACAGCTTTCACATGGTCGTGGCCAAGGCTCACCATAATGAAATCCGCATTCTCGAGCGGCTCGGTGAAAAGGTGCAGTTGGCCGCCGGGATCGACGAAGACCGTCAACTCAACGAAGAATCCATGCAGCGCGGGCTCGATTGCCTGAAGCGCTTCGCCCAACTGATCAACGGCATGCCCCTGGGCGCGGTGCGTATCGTCGGCACTAACGCCCTGCGCGAAGCCCGCAACCGCGGCGAGTTCATCCGCCGCGCCGAGGAAATCCTCGGCCACCCGGTGGAAGTCATCTCCGGTCGTGAAGAAGCCCGCCTCATCTACCTGGGCGTGTCCCATACCCTCGCCGACACCCCGGGCAAGCGCCTGGTCGCCGACATCGGCGGCGGCAGTACCGAATTCATCATCGGCCAGCGCTTCGAGCCGCTGCTGCGCGAAAGCCTGCAGATGGGCTGCGTCAGCTTCACCCAGCGCTATTTCCGCGACGGCAAGATCACCCCGGCGCGCTACGCCCAGGCCTACACCGCGGCGCGCCTGGAAATCATGAGCATCGAACACGCCCTGCATCGCCTGACCTGGGATGAAGCCATCGGCTCCTCGGGCACCATCCGCGCCATCGGCCTGGCGCTCAAGGCCGGCGGCCACGGCAGCGGTGAAGTCAACGCCGAAGGCCTGGCCTGGCTCAAGCGCCGGCTGTTCAAGCTGGGCGACGTGGAGAAAATCGACTTCGAAGGCATCAAGCCGGATCGCCGGGCGATCTTCCCGGCCGGCCTGGCGATTCTCGAAGCCATCTTCGACGCCCTCGAACTGCAGCGCATGGACCATTGCGAAGGCGCCCTGCGCGAAGGCGTGCTCTACGACCTGCTGGGCCGTCATCACCACGAAGACGTGCGCGAGCGCACCCTTGGCTCGCTGATGGAGCGTTATCATGTCGACCTGGAACAGGCTGCCCGGGTCGAGCGCAAGGCACTCCACGCCTTCGACCAGGTGGCCGAGGACTGGGACCTGGAGGACGGCGTCTGGCGCGAACTGCTGGGCTGGGCCGCCAAGGTCCATGAAGTGGGCCTGGATATCGCCCACTACCAATACCACAAGCACGGCGCCTACCTGATCGAGCACTCGGACCTCGCCGGTTTCTCCCGCGAAGACCAGCAAATGCTCGCGCTACTGGTACGTGGCCACCGCCGCAATATTCCCAAGGACAAGTTCGCCGAATTCGGCGAGGAAGGCAGCAAGCTGATCCGCCTGTGCGTGCTGCTGCGTTTCGCCATCCTCTTCCACCACATCCGCGGCACCCAGGAAATGCCCCAGGTGAAGCTGCACGCCGCCGGCGACAGCCTGGAGGTGATGTTCCCGGCAAACTGGCTGGATGAGAACCAGCTGACCCAGGCCGACTTCGCCCTGGAAGCGGAGTGGCTGACCCGGGTCGGCATCACCCTCAACGTGCACTGA